The following coding sequences lie in one Sphingobium sp. KCTC 72723 genomic window:
- a CDS encoding glycoside hydrolase family 3 N-terminal domain-containing protein, whose translation MERGKVVRSCKILCAASAIALSIALPLAPVQSAPSTAASKAIYKDASAPIEARVDDLLSRMTLDEKIAQITTVWDGKVAIYDERLQLDMAKLRGKFPNGLGHFARPSDAKGAVSPRVAKGRDPRQTVALVNALQKWAITETRLGIPILFHEEGLHGYAAIGATSFPQSIAMASSFDTDMLREVNAVIAREIRSRGVSLVLSPVVDIARDPRWGRIEETFGEDPYLVGEMGVAAVEGLQGAGRARILPPGKVFATLKHLTGHGQPESGTNVGPAPYSERELRENFFPPFEQVVTRTGIEAVMASYNEIDGVPSHANRWLLDDVLRREWGFQGAVVSDYSAVDQLMSIHHIAGSLEEAAIRALDAGVDADLPDGISYVLLGKLVREGKVSQAKVDLATRRMLELKFRAGLFENPYADAAASEKITNNAQARALALTAAQRSITLLKNDGMLPLKPEGTIAVIGPSAAVARLGGYYGQPPHTVSILDGIKAKVGTRANIVFAQGVKITEDDDWWADSVTKSDPTENRKLIAQAVEAARNVDRIVLTLGDTEQSSREGWANNHLGDRPSLDLVGEQQELFDALKALGKPITVVLINGRPASTVKVSEQANAIIEGWYLGEQGGNAVADVLFGDVNPGGKLPVTVPRSVGQLPMFYNAKPSARRGYLFDTTDPLYPFGFGLSYTTFALSPPRLSAASIGTGGTTTVSVDVRNSGARAGDEVVQLYIRDKVSSVTRPIKELKGFERVTLKPGEVRTVTFTIRPESLWMWNDKMERVVEPGDFEVMTGNSSVALQSATLTVTP comes from the coding sequence ATGGAGAGGGGTAAGGTGGTTCGTTCCTGCAAAATCCTGTGCGCTGCATCGGCGATCGCGCTGAGCATTGCCCTGCCGCTGGCCCCTGTCCAGTCCGCGCCATCGACTGCCGCGTCGAAGGCGATTTACAAGGATGCCAGCGCCCCGATCGAAGCGCGCGTGGACGACCTGCTGTCCCGCATGACACTGGATGAAAAGATCGCCCAGATTACGACGGTTTGGGACGGCAAGGTTGCCATCTATGATGAGCGGCTCCAACTGGACATGGCCAAGCTGCGCGGCAAATTTCCCAATGGTCTTGGCCATTTCGCGCGCCCATCCGACGCGAAGGGGGCCGTCAGCCCGCGCGTGGCAAAAGGTCGCGACCCGCGCCAGACCGTCGCGCTGGTCAATGCGCTGCAAAAATGGGCGATTACGGAAACGCGGTTAGGCATCCCGATCCTGTTCCATGAGGAAGGACTGCATGGCTATGCCGCGATCGGCGCGACGAGCTTTCCCCAGTCGATCGCCATGGCATCCTCCTTCGACACGGATATGCTGCGCGAGGTGAACGCGGTCATCGCGCGGGAAATCCGTTCGCGTGGCGTCAGCCTAGTCCTCTCGCCCGTGGTCGATATCGCCCGTGACCCGCGCTGGGGACGGATCGAGGAGACGTTCGGCGAGGATCCCTATCTTGTCGGCGAAATGGGGGTCGCGGCGGTCGAGGGGCTGCAAGGCGCTGGGCGCGCGCGCATCCTGCCGCCCGGCAAAGTGTTCGCTACGCTCAAGCATCTGACGGGCCATGGCCAGCCCGAAAGCGGCACCAATGTCGGCCCCGCGCCCTATTCCGAACGGGAATTGCGGGAGAATTTCTTCCCGCCCTTCGAACAGGTCGTGACTCGCACCGGCATCGAAGCGGTAATGGCGTCCTACAATGAAATCGACGGAGTGCCGTCCCACGCCAACCGCTGGCTGCTGGACGACGTGCTGCGCCGCGAATGGGGGTTTCAGGGGGCGGTCGTCTCCGACTATTCGGCGGTCGACCAGTTGATGAGCATCCACCATATCGCCGGGTCGCTGGAGGAAGCGGCGATCCGTGCGCTCGACGCGGGCGTGGACGCGGACCTGCCCGACGGCATTTCCTACGTCCTGCTGGGTAAGCTGGTGCGGGAAGGCAAAGTCAGTCAGGCCAAGGTCGATCTGGCGACGCGCAGGATGCTGGAGCTGAAATTCCGCGCCGGTCTGTTTGAAAATCCCTATGCCGATGCGGCGGCGTCTGAAAAGATTACCAATAATGCGCAGGCGCGTGCGCTGGCGCTGACGGCGGCGCAGCGGTCGATCACCTTGCTCAAGAATGACGGCATGTTGCCGTTGAAGCCCGAAGGCACGATTGCCGTTATCGGGCCGAGCGCGGCGGTCGCGCGGTTGGGCGGCTATTATGGCCAGCCGCCGCATACCGTTTCCATCCTCGACGGGATCAAGGCCAAAGTCGGCACGCGTGCCAATATCGTCTTTGCCCAAGGCGTGAAGATTACCGAAGATGACGATTGGTGGGCCGACAGCGTCACCAAATCCGACCCAACCGAAAACCGCAAGCTGATCGCGCAGGCAGTGGAAGCCGCGCGCAATGTCGATCGCATCGTCCTGACGCTGGGCGACACCGAACAGTCGAGCCGCGAAGGCTGGGCCAACAACCATCTGGGCGATCGCCCTAGCCTGGACCTGGTCGGGGAACAGCAGGAACTGTTCGATGCGCTGAAAGCATTGGGCAAGCCGATTACGGTCGTTCTCATCAACGGGCGGCCTGCTTCGACGGTCAAGGTGTCCGAACAGGCCAACGCCATAATCGAAGGCTGGTATCTGGGCGAGCAGGGCGGCAATGCCGTGGCGGATGTGTTGTTCGGGGATGTGAACCCCGGCGGCAAGCTGCCCGTCACGGTGCCGCGTTCGGTCGGGCAATTGCCGATGTTCTACAATGCCAAGCCCAGCGCGCGGCGCGGCTATCTGTTCGATACCACTGACCCGCTTTATCCGTTCGGCTTTGGTTTGAGCTACACGACATTCGCCCTGTCGCCGCCGCGCCTTTCGGCGGCCAGCATCGGCACGGGTGGGACGACGACTGTCTCGGTCGATGTCCGCAACAGCGGTGCACGGGCAGGGGACGAAGTGGTTCAGCTTTATATCCGCGACAAGGTGAGTTCGGTCACGCGCCCGATCAAGGAATTGAAGGGCTTTGAGCGGGTGACGCTGAAACCGGGCGAAGTCCGCACCGTGACCTTCACGATCCGCCCGGAATCGCTGTGGATGTGGAACGACAAGATGGAGCGCGTGGTCGAGCCGGGCGATTTCGAGGTGATGACCGGCAACAGTTCGGTTGCGCTGCAATCCGCGACGCTGACGGTGACGCCATGA
- a CDS encoding LacI family DNA-binding transcriptional regulator gives MTDSRSSRRQRGAPTINDVARHAGVSPMTVSRVINGEKVVRAATKAKVDAAIAELNYAPSAAARSLAGGDEIRIGLLYSNPSDSYLSKFLVGSLDQASRSGVHLVVEKWDEETSVKSVVDHLLRGRIDGVILPPPLCDLEEMVQALAAADLPAVAVATGRHPGDLAAVSINDRQAAYEMTRHLIALGHDRIGFIKGNPNQTTSTRRFEGYVTALVEAGLKVQDELIAQGYFTYRSGLDAAEQILALLDPPTAIFASNDDMAAATVAIAHRNGLDVPGDLTVCGFDDTSLATTIWPELTTIRQPISDMARAAVEVLVRLLKGRRGEAAKAEHLVLDHKLIRRQSDSAPRMRPKLGGR, from the coding sequence TTGACCGACAGCCGATCTTCCCGACGCCAGCGTGGCGCGCCGACCATCAACGATGTCGCGCGCCATGCCGGGGTGTCACCGATGACGGTGTCGCGCGTCATCAACGGGGAAAAGGTGGTGCGCGCAGCCACCAAGGCAAAAGTCGACGCGGCGATCGCAGAATTGAACTACGCCCCTAGTGCCGCCGCGCGCAGCCTGGCCGGTGGCGATGAAATCCGCATCGGCCTGCTCTACAGCAACCCGTCCGATTCCTATCTCAGCAAATTTCTGGTCGGCAGCCTGGATCAGGCCAGCCGCAGCGGCGTGCATCTGGTGGTCGAAAAATGGGACGAGGAGACTTCGGTCAAATCCGTGGTCGACCATCTTCTGCGCGGGCGGATCGACGGGGTCATCCTGCCGCCGCCGCTCTGCGATCTGGAAGAAATGGTGCAGGCACTGGCCGCCGCCGATTTGCCCGCCGTTGCTGTAGCGACCGGCCGTCACCCCGGCGATCTCGCCGCCGTCAGCATCAACGACCGGCAGGCCGCCTATGAAATGACGCGCCACCTGATCGCGCTGGGCCATGACCGCATCGGCTTCATCAAGGGCAATCCCAACCAGACCACCAGCACGCGCCGGTTCGAAGGCTATGTCACTGCGCTGGTAGAGGCCGGGTTAAAGGTGCAGGACGAACTGATCGCACAGGGCTATTTCACCTATCGATCCGGGCTGGACGCCGCCGAACAGATATTGGCGCTGCTCGACCCGCCGACCGCGATCTTCGCCAGCAATGACGATATGGCGGCGGCGACGGTCGCCATCGCCCATCGCAACGGGCTGGACGTGCCGGGCGACCTGACCGTCTGCGGCTTCGACGATACGTCGCTTGCCACCACGATCTGGCCCGAACTGACCACGATTCGCCAGCCGATCAGCGACATGGCCCGCGCGGCGGTGGAGGTGCTTGTGCGCCTGCTCAAGGGCCGCCGGGGCGAGGCAGCCAAGGCCGAGCATCTGGTGCTGGACCACAAGCTGATCCGCCGCCAATCGGATTCAGCGCCCCGGATGCGACCGAAATTGGGCGGGCGCTAA
- the purB gene encoding adenylosuccinate lyase: protein MVPRYSRPAMTALWEPEARFRIWFEIEAHATEKLGELGVVPPSAAKALWDWWATSPVIDVAAIDAIEAVTKHDVIAFLTWVAEQVGDEARFMHQGMTSSDVLDTCLAVQMARASDILIEDIDQLLAVIKRRAFEHKLTPTIGRSHGIHAEPVTFGLKMAEAYAEFSRCKARLIAARAEVATCAISGAVGTFANIDPQVEEHVADKLGLAIEPVSTQVIPRDRHAMFFATLGVIASSIERLAVEVRHLQRTEVLEAEEYFSPGQKGSSAMPHKRNPVLTENLTGLARVVRAAVVPALENVALWHERDISHSSVERFFGPDATITLDFALARLTGVIDKLLVYPERMMKNLDKMGGLVHSQRVLLALTQAGVSREDSYRYVQRNAMKVWESDGQLSLLELLKADADVIAALPAQDIEDKFNLDYHFKQVDTIFRRVFGEA, encoded by the coding sequence ATGGTCCCCCGCTATTCCCGCCCCGCCATGACTGCCCTTTGGGAGCCGGAAGCGCGTTTCCGCATCTGGTTCGAGATCGAGGCGCACGCCACCGAAAAGCTGGGCGAACTGGGCGTGGTGCCGCCATCGGCCGCCAAGGCGTTGTGGGACTGGTGGGCGACCAGCCCGGTGATCGACGTTGCCGCGATCGACGCGATCGAGGCCGTCACCAAGCATGACGTCATTGCGTTCCTGACATGGGTGGCCGAACAGGTGGGCGACGAAGCCCGCTTCATGCATCAGGGGATGACGTCGAGCGACGTGCTGGACACCTGCCTGGCGGTGCAGATGGCGCGTGCTTCGGACATTTTGATCGAGGATATCGACCAGCTGCTGGCGGTCATCAAACGCCGTGCGTTCGAGCATAAGCTGACGCCAACCATTGGCCGCAGCCATGGCATCCATGCCGAGCCAGTGACGTTCGGCCTGAAAATGGCGGAAGCCTATGCCGAGTTCAGCCGGTGCAAGGCGCGCCTGATCGCGGCGCGTGCGGAAGTCGCGACCTGCGCGATTTCGGGCGCAGTCGGCACCTTTGCCAATATCGACCCGCAGGTCGAGGAGCATGTCGCGGACAAGCTGGGCCTGGCCATCGAGCCGGTATCGACGCAGGTCATTCCGCGTGATCGCCATGCGATGTTCTTTGCCACGCTGGGCGTCATTGCGTCGTCGATCGAGCGTCTGGCCGTCGAAGTGCGCCATTTGCAGCGCACCGAAGTGCTGGAGGCGGAGGAATATTTCTCGCCCGGCCAAAAGGGGTCGTCGGCGATGCCGCACAAGCGCAACCCGGTGCTGACCGAGAATCTGACCGGCCTTGCCCGCGTCGTGCGCGCCGCCGTGGTCCCGGCGCTGGAGAATGTCGCGCTGTGGCATGAGCGCGACATCAGCCATTCGTCGGTCGAGCGTTTCTTCGGTCCAGATGCGACGATCACGCTGGACTTCGCACTGGCGCGCCTGACCGGGGTGATCGACAAGCTGCTGGTCTATCCTGAGCGGATGATGAAGAATCTCGACAAGATGGGCGGGCTTGTTCATTCGCAGCGCGTGCTGCTGGCGCTGACGCAGGCAGGGGTGAGCCGCGAGGACAGCTATCGTTATGTTCAGCGCAACGCGATGAAGGTGTGGGAATCGGACGGGCAATTGTCGCTGCTGGAGTTGCTCAAGGCCGATGCGGACGTGATCGCCGCGCTGCCCGCGCAGGACATCGAGGACAAGTTCAACCTGGATTATCATTTCAAGCAGGTCGACACGATCTTCCGCCGGGTGTTTGGCGAAGCCTGA
- a CDS encoding alpha-glucuronidase family glycosyl hydrolase: MLARLFCRMIAMIGIVAMPPAMAEDGYDLWLRYAPAQPTAAQQISAHARTITAPGNSATIQIATAELQRGIGGMTGTTPALSDMIQQDALWLATPAASPALPVKLEGLGREGYAIRTLMLDGKAVTLIAGNSDTGVLHGVFHWLRLAQSGAALDRLDIRSTPRIGLRLLNHWDNLDGMVERGYAGQSIWDWWRLPDYKGSRYADYARANASIGINGTVLNNVNAKATSLTAPYIVKAAALADIFRPYGIKVYLSVKWTAPMELDGLKSADPLDPAVAAWWKAKADEIYRAIPDFGGFLVKANSEGQPGPQDYKRTHADGANMLAAALKPHGGIVMWRAFVYAHDNPDDRAKQAYTDFKPLDGQFADNVIVQVKNGAIDFQPREPFHPLFGAMPKTPLMMEFQITKEYLGQSTHLTYLGPLFEETLQSDTFAHGKGSTVARVIDGSLDGHRLTGIAGVANIGADRDWSGSIFNQADWYAFGRMAWNPDLTADAVAREWAALTFSPDKAVVDPVVTMMMGSREAAVDYMTPLGLAHVMGTGHHYGPAPWVSELGRPEWNPVYYHKADASGIGFDRTKSGSNAIAQYAPPIAKRLAKPGTTPERDLLWFHHIGWDDRLASGETVWDGLVHRYDRGVATVGTMRATWDSLRPLIDPERFAQTQTFLTIQQREAVWWRDASIAYFQSITKRPLPAGAAAPAHPLDWYKAQSFPYAPGNP, translated from the coding sequence ATGTTAGCCCGCCTTTTTTGCCGGATGATTGCCATGATCGGCATAGTGGCGATGCCCCCTGCCATGGCCGAGGATGGCTATGATCTGTGGCTGCGCTATGCCCCGGCCCAACCGACGGCCGCGCAGCAGATTTCCGCCCATGCGCGCACCATTACGGCCCCCGGCAATAGCGCGACCATCCAGATCGCAACCGCCGAATTACAGCGTGGCATTGGCGGCATGACCGGCACGACGCCTGCCCTGTCGGACATGATCCAGCAAGATGCGCTATGGCTGGCGACGCCCGCCGCTTCCCCTGCCCTGCCCGTCAAGCTGGAGGGGCTGGGCCGCGAAGGCTATGCGATTCGCACTCTCATGCTTGATGGCAAAGCCGTCACGTTGATCGCGGGCAACAGCGATACCGGCGTGCTGCATGGCGTGTTTCACTGGCTGCGGCTGGCGCAATCGGGCGCGGCGTTGGACCGGCTCGACATCCGCAGCACGCCGCGCATCGGCCTGCGCCTGCTCAACCATTGGGACAATCTGGATGGCATGGTGGAACGCGGCTATGCCGGGCAATCCATCTGGGACTGGTGGCGGCTGCCCGATTATAAGGGGTCGCGCTATGCAGACTATGCCAGAGCCAATGCGTCGATCGGCATCAACGGCACCGTCCTCAACAATGTGAACGCCAAGGCGACCAGCCTGACCGCGCCCTATATCGTCAAGGCCGCCGCGCTGGCCGACATATTCCGTCCCTATGGCATCAAAGTCTATCTGTCGGTCAAATGGACCGCGCCGATGGAACTGGATGGCCTGAAAAGCGCAGACCCGCTCGACCCGGCGGTCGCCGCATGGTGGAAGGCAAAGGCCGACGAAATTTACCGGGCGATCCCTGATTTCGGCGGCTTTCTGGTCAAGGCGAACAGCGAGGGCCAGCCGGGACCGCAGGATTATAAGCGCACCCATGCCGATGGCGCGAACATGCTGGCCGCCGCGCTGAAACCCCATGGCGGCATCGTGATGTGGCGCGCCTTCGTCTACGCCCATGACAATCCCGACGATCGCGCGAAGCAGGCCTATACGGATTTCAAACCGCTGGACGGCCAGTTCGCCGACAATGTCATCGTGCAGGTCAAGAATGGCGCGATCGACTTCCAGCCGCGCGAGCCCTTCCATCCCTTGTTCGGGGCAATGCCCAAAACGCCGCTGATGATGGAGTTTCAGATCACCAAGGAATATCTGGGCCAATCGACGCACCTGACCTATCTTGGCCCGCTATTCGAAGAAACGTTGCAGAGCGACACCTTCGCGCACGGCAAGGGATCGACGGTGGCCAGGGTCATCGACGGATCGCTCGACGGCCATAGGCTGACCGGCATTGCGGGCGTCGCCAATATCGGCGCGGATCGCGACTGGAGCGGGTCGATCTTCAATCAGGCCGACTGGTATGCGTTCGGGCGCATGGCCTGGAACCCGGATCTGACGGCCGACGCAGTGGCGCGCGAGTGGGCGGCGCTGACCTTCTCCCCCGACAAGGCAGTGGTCGATCCGGTCGTCACGATGATGATGGGATCGCGCGAGGCGGCGGTGGATTATATGACCCCGCTCGGCCTGGCCCATGTCATGGGGACCGGCCATCATTATGGCCCCGCGCCATGGGTGTCCGAACTGGGACGCCCCGAATGGAACCCGGTCTATTATCATAAAGCGGACGCCAGCGGCATCGGCTTTGACCGGACGAAAAGCGGTAGCAACGCCATCGCCCAATATGCCCCGCCGATCGCGAAAAGACTGGCCAAGCCCGGCACCACGCCGGAACGCGACTTGCTGTGGTTCCACCATATTGGCTGGGATGATCGGCTGGCGTCGGGGGAGACGGTGTGGGATGGCCTCGTCCATCGCTATGACCGGGGCGTCGCCACCGTCGGCACGATGCGCGCGACATGGGACAGCCTGCGCCCGCTGATCGACCCGGAACGCTTTGCCCAGACGCAGACGTTCCTCACGATCCAGCAGCGTGAGGCCGTCTGGTGGCGGGACGCCAGCATCGCCTATTTCCAATCGATCACAAAGCGCCCCCTGCCCGCCGGGGCGGCTGCACCCGCTCACCCGCTCGACTGGTATAAGGCGCAGTCTTTTCCCTATGCGCCGGGCAATCCGTGA
- a CDS encoding fumarylacetoacetate hydrolase family protein, with protein MPGDFSLADALPADWREGRFLGRVLTAAGPSPILVENGMAYDMSRVAPTVAQLVELLPLSASDGAALGPLDMLALPLLSPVDLQCVKACGVTFALSAIERVIEERARGDASAAADIRGRLEERVGGSIRAVVPGSPEAAALKAALIEDGLWSQYLEVAIGPDAEVFTKAPILSTIGAGAEIGIRSDSTWNNPEPEIVLIADAAGSAIGATLGNDVNLRDFEGRSALLLGKAKDNNASCALGPLIRLFDGNFTIDDVRAAEVALTIDGPEGYRLEGVSSMDQISRDPLELVRQTLSEHQYPDGFALFLGTLFAPVQDRDDPGRGFTHKVGDIVTISTPRLGKLTNRVVTSKDAAPWTFGVIALMTNLAQRGLLQQKVPA; from the coding sequence ATGCCGGGGGACTTCTCCTTAGCCGACGCCCTGCCCGCCGACTGGCGCGAAGGTCGTTTTCTTGGCCGCGTGCTGACCGCCGCCGGCCCCAGCCCGATCCTGGTCGAAAACGGCATGGCCTATGACATGAGCCGCGTTGCGCCGACCGTCGCGCAACTGGTCGAACTATTGCCCTTGTCCGCCAGCGACGGCGCAGCGCTCGGCCCCCTCGACATGCTGGCCCTGCCGCTGCTCAGCCCGGTGGACCTGCAATGCGTCAAGGCGTGCGGCGTCACCTTCGCCCTGTCGGCGATCGAGCGCGTGATCGAGGAACGCGCGCGGGGCGACGCCAGCGCCGCGGCCGATATTCGCGGTCGGCTGGAGGAGCGCGTCGGCGGTTCCATCCGCGCCGTCGTCCCCGGATCGCCCGAAGCGGCCGCACTGAAAGCGGCCCTGATCGAGGATGGCCTCTGGTCGCAATATCTGGAAGTCGCGATTGGCCCGGATGCCGAAGTGTTCACCAAGGCGCCGATCCTGTCGACCATCGGCGCTGGCGCAGAAATCGGCATCCGTTCCGATTCCACCTGGAACAATCCCGAACCTGAAATCGTGCTGATCGCCGATGCCGCTGGGAGCGCTATCGGCGCTACGCTGGGCAATGACGTCAACCTGCGCGATTTTGAGGGGCGCTCCGCCCTGCTGCTGGGCAAGGCAAAGGATAATAATGCGTCCTGTGCGCTCGGCCCGCTCATCCGCCTGTTCGACGGTAATTTCACGATAGACGATGTGCGCGCCGCCGAAGTCGCCCTGACCATTGATGGACCCGAAGGCTACCGCCTCGAAGGCGTCAGTTCCATGGACCAGATCAGCCGCGATCCGCTCGAACTGGTGCGCCAGACGTTGAGCGAACATCAATATCCCGACGGCTTTGCCCTGTTCCTTGGCACCTTGTTCGCGCCAGTGCAGGACCGGGACGATCCGGGCCGTGGCTTCACCCATAAAGTCGGCGACATCGTCACCATTTCCACCCCGCGTCTTGGCAAGCTGACCAACCGGGTCGTCACGTCGAAGGATGCCGCCCCCTGGACCTTTGGCGTCATTGCCCTGATGACCAATCTGGCCCAGCGCGGCCTGTTGCAACAGAAAGTCCCCGCATGA
- a CDS encoding SMP-30/gluconolactonase/LRE family protein gives MSGGPHSVLSVGATLGEGPVWVARDAALWFVDIKGPRIHRFDPALNIAQSWTAPGQVGWILPSDDGVFAVGLQSGVHRFDPADASFTLLHAPEAHLPGNRLNDATVAPDGAIWFGSMDDAEEASSGHFHRLHRGICTETGLPPVSITNGPALSPDGTILYHTDTLGKRIWRTDVTGDGSVANTRLFTRIEDDAGYPDGPTIDAEGCLWTGLFGGWAVRRYDPAGRLMREIRFPVANITKIAFGGNDLTVAYATTARKGLDLTALTQQPLAGDLFAFDPGVAGLPGHIATT, from the coding sequence ATGAGCGGCGGACCCCATAGCGTGCTGAGCGTCGGCGCGACGCTGGGCGAAGGGCCAGTCTGGGTCGCGCGCGACGCGGCTTTGTGGTTCGTGGACATAAAGGGTCCACGCATCCACCGCTTCGATCCGGCGCTGAACATCGCGCAAAGCTGGACCGCGCCGGGGCAGGTCGGCTGGATATTGCCGAGCGATGACGGCGTGTTCGCAGTCGGCCTGCAATCGGGGGTGCATCGCTTCGACCCGGCCGATGCCTCCTTCACCTTGCTGCACGCGCCCGAAGCCCATTTGCCCGGCAACCGGCTGAACGACGCCACCGTCGCCCCCGACGGTGCCATCTGGTTCGGGTCGATGGACGATGCGGAGGAAGCGAGCAGCGGCCATTTCCACCGCCTGCATCGCGGCATCTGCACCGAAACGGGCCTGCCCCCGGTGTCGATCACCAACGGCCCGGCCCTCTCCCCCGACGGCACGATCCTGTATCACACCGACACGTTGGGCAAGCGCATCTGGCGCACCGACGTGACAGGCGATGGCAGCGTGGCGAACACTCGCCTGTTCACCAGGATCGAGGACGATGCAGGCTATCCCGACGGGCCGACGATCGATGCCGAAGGTTGCCTTTGGACCGGGCTGTTCGGCGGTTGGGCCGTGCGCCGTTACGATCCGGCGGGCAGGCTGATGCGCGAAATCCGCTTTCCGGTCGCCAACATCACCAAGATCGCGTTCGGCGGCAATGACCTGACGGTCGCCTACGCCACGACTGCACGAAAAGGGCTGGACCTGACAGCGTTGACACAGCAACCGCTAGCAGGTGATCTGTTCGCCTTCGACCCCGGCGTCGCCGGGCTGCCGGGCCATATCGCTACAACATAA
- a CDS encoding EF-hand domain-containing protein, translated as MIRTILFTTAMAIAAPAMAQQAAMPDQAATPATPQAATPATPAEPQAATPQAATPANPTNAVASIVDTEFPAYDANSDGSLDQSEFSKWMVALKDQEMKATGKSLPAEQVTAWANGAFTTADADKSTSISKPELVTYLSGGAA; from the coding sequence ATGATCCGCACGATTTTGTTCACCACCGCAATGGCCATCGCCGCCCCCGCCATGGCACAACAGGCCGCGATGCCTGATCAGGCTGCAACGCCCGCTACCCCGCAGGCAGCGACTCCGGCAACCCCCGCCGAACCGCAGGCGGCCACGCCGCAAGCCGCAACGCCTGCGAACCCCACCAACGCGGTCGCATCGATCGTGGATACCGAATTTCCGGCCTATGACGCAAATAGCGACGGCAGCCTCGACCAGTCCGAATTTTCCAAATGGATGGTCGCGCTGAAGGATCAGGAAATGAAGGCGACGGGCAAGAGCCTGCCCGCAGAGCAGGTTACCGCTTGGGCCAATGGCGCCTTTACGACGGCCGATGCCGACAAAAGCACCAGCATCAGCAAGCCTGAACTGGTCACTTATCTGAGCGGCGGGGCGGCCTGA
- a CDS encoding SDR family NAD(P)-dependent oxidoreductase translates to MTSATYPSLSGKRVFISGGGSGIGAGLVEGFVAQGAHVAFCDIAEAESRALVDQLGDAAVPPTFYPCDLRDIDRVLAMIATVDADLGGIDILINNAANDDRHGIDDVTPAYWDERMAVNLRHLFFAAQAAVPAMKRAGGGVILNFGSISWHLALPELVLYQTAKAAIEGLTRSLARDLGRDNIRVNTIIPGNVKTPRQEKWYTPEGEAEIVAAQCLDGRIMPVDVAALALFLASDDARYCTGHDYFIDAGWR, encoded by the coding sequence ATGACCAGCGCGACCTACCCCAGCCTGTCGGGCAAGCGGGTATTCATTTCCGGCGGCGGCAGCGGTATCGGCGCGGGACTGGTCGAAGGTTTCGTGGCGCAGGGCGCGCATGTCGCCTTTTGCGACATTGCCGAAGCCGAAAGCCGGGCGCTGGTCGATCAGCTTGGCGATGCCGCCGTCCCGCCCACCTTCTACCCCTGCGACCTGCGCGACATTGATAGGGTGCTGGCGATGATCGCAACGGTCGATGCCGACCTTGGCGGGATCGACATATTGATCAACAATGCCGCCAATGACGACCGCCATGGCATTGACGATGTGACACCGGCTTACTGGGATGAGCGGATGGCCGTGAACCTGCGCCATCTCTTCTTCGCGGCGCAGGCGGCGGTTCCGGCAATGAAGCGCGCGGGCGGCGGCGTGATCCTGAATTTCGGGTCGATCAGCTGGCATCTCGCCTTGCCCGAACTGGTGCTGTATCAAACAGCCAAGGCCGCGATCGAAGGGCTGACACGCAGCCTGGCGCGCGATCTGGGGCGCGACAATATCCGCGTCAACACCATCATTCCGGGCAATGTCAAAACCCCGCGCCAGGAAAAATGGTACACCCCCGAAGGCGAAGCGGAAATTGTCGCGGCGCAATGTCTGGACGGGCGGATCATGCCGGTCGATGTCGCGGCGCTGGCGCTGTTCCTGGCGTCGGACGATGCGCGCTATTGCACCGGGCATGATTATTTCATCGATGCCGGCTGGCGCTGA